A stretch of DNA from Cannabis sativa cultivar Pink pepper isolate KNU-18-1 chromosome X, ASM2916894v1, whole genome shotgun sequence:
agggaggagaagtCAGAACTTTTTGATGGATTAACTATTGGACGAGATAATCAAGCACATGTTGTTGATTTAAATAAGGTGTGacattatttcatttttatcaatttttatatatttatgtataaatatactaattatatatatgtgtgggAAATTTGCAGGAAGTGTTGTTGGTATGGGGGGATCATGATCAAATATTTCCAATTGAAGAAACTGTTGAACTCAAAAAGTATGAAATAATTGctacataaatttaatttttttcttgattaatTAATgggattatttaaaaaatacacaaaaataaaataatataagaatacaattgtacgaaattttaaatatttttacgggtTTTAAGATTATAGTTacataaaatttagttttttgatgtatttttatgttgtactctatttttgtcatttgtatattattttttttatgttgtttagatgtttttctgttatttttatgtagttttttattgtttttgtgttatttttataaatactgtaaaaaatatatattaaaaaatctttaaacataaattagtaaatttttaactaaaaataataatttatgtaaatttctttatttttttggtaaGAGTTTTAGAgttgttttttcaaaaaatatatatatatattttatgaaagaaattaaaaaatataaggaAAAACAGTTTAAGGTAACCAATTACGGTATATTGTTTTCCTCataatttttatcttttctttttttttttcggtaaaatattttttttctaaaaagtaaaaaatatcatatttttgaACACAttgtataaaaatttataaagtgtgtaattttcacTCATTACTTACACATGGTTGATTCTAAGACAATTGAGGCTCCATGCAaaagttattatttttctaattttggtatataaaatggtaattttgaaaattttgcgAGTTTTTTGTATgtagaaaaatgacatttttttaatacattaagTAGGGTTCTAAACACACAAAATAATTACACACCTATTagtttgttttttattatttgaaactaccattaagtattattattattattattattattattattattattattattattattattattattattattattattattattattcattcgattagttttaattaatatatatttatattttaattacagGCTTTTGGGAAAGAATGTGAAGTTGGAGGTGATAAAAGAAGCATCACATTTACCCAATATTGAAAAGGCTGACCAATTCAATCAGATCCTCAATAACTTTTTATCCATcaaaaaataatctaataaaATCATTCTTTTTTAGTAATTGATGTAACTCATTATTTGTTTTccatattttataattacatcctataaatatagaaagtgactatttaattttaattgttgGTTTAATAATATTGTTCTCATGAATCGGTTTAATTTTGTTTCTACCAAAGAGttcataaaaaaatttacagtGTTCAAACaaaattctaataaataaaatttacttgaaAGACATAATATTCACTACAAGTATGAAAAGTAGGAGAAGTGAACCTCTAAGCTACATGTATACAAGTAGTAatttcttcttcatcaattctcaaaatttaagtgcaatttaaattaatatacctgcTACCAGTAATACACAAATACAAAATGCTAAAAACATTCcactacaaaaataatataagggcttattagtaatttacaTATGGTGTGAAAACTTATAAATATGTAAGTATGTAGTTATTATGTGATAATCAATAGTCTTGTGATTCATAAGGAGAAATACTGTGTAAATTATGCAATCCTACATCGCTAAGGGAATGTAAAGTAAGATAATTCTGAGACTATTTAGATAtgagactacatagttgaagataacttaaatagattaattaataCTACCTACATATAAAAACActcatataaaaaaaacacaatctCTCTAAGAAAAGCATTATCTTTGAATTTTTCattatgtttgaatatttcattTGGAATGATGATTTGTTTAACTTTAAATGGAATCTAATATTATGATGATTTGTTTAACTTTAAATGGAATCTAATATTGATAATACTATAATAGTGATTGGGTATTCATATTGCTATCAAAATCAAAATATGGCAAGAAGTTTATtgtattgttttcttttttaaaaatgaatccaaaatacaaatatatacacatatctcATATCCACCTACCAACCAAGATTTAAACCTAACAAAATCAGAGAAGTGCAACTACCGTCCTCGacaaaaagaataaaaacaTACAGAGAGAAGAGACCTTCGAAGAAGGGCGAGGGTGGTTGGTAGAGGCAGTTTTAACAGGTGCTGTtcgagataattttttttgcagCTAGTGGTTGTTATCGACTCCCTAACACTAGTACTATAAATTCGTGTTTACGAAAACTGTACAGTCCCTTAGGACCCGTTTGGAACACAAGATTAGACTGAAAATGATTAGATTAGAATGGACTAGACTGGACAAGATTGAATTGTGCTAAAAGTAATCATGTGTTTGTTTAAGAATAAACTGgactaatttatttaatttattttttaaaaaagtaaattaaaataaacatgtaataataaagtaataaattattcccaacaaaaaaataaaaataaataataaaataaattattatatcatatataatcaaatatataacataaatatattattatatatttatttaataaataaattatcattttttatttaataaataattaaattagtaaaataaaaatatttaaataatataaaattatttatacccaacaataaaataatcacTAATTTCAtacacatatttatttttaaaaatattgatataaatattctaataatttaaaataaatatataacttATTTATAtctctattctatataaaatgtgcctatataacagaatttttggtttatgagaaaattataggtgactttttatttatattaaaataaaatagtttattattaaaaataaaatggtttatgagaaattcataggtcactttttatttatatataataaaataaatcccattaaatccaaaaaaaaaaataggcttctagattttctttaattaccgtatgatttaattatttatgcCTCTTTTATAAactctatttgattaaagttaagattataagattaattcaaattattgttcatatattgattaatcccattaataaaaaataattcaatatatgaaccctatttgattaatgCCATTATTAAGTCCTTTCCCTTTAACTttccttttgttgatgatgctaatttattcatattaagatagtgTTCTACTAGGAGATTTAGcgagtttcgccccttcgctaatggTCTCTAAGAGTTctaataaatacaaataaaattatcatgatgtatacattatggttatttaatgaataattagtgtgttgaaattgtcaagctgatatttaaaattgtttataattgaattgtttctttgtcaaaatcaatattaagtatatttatatgtttataggtttatttattttctcttagatcaattatgctcatatagcaaaaaaatcatactcatatagacatgttattttcattttgtaatttagatcttcttagttattatttagttcacttaaatattttctgattatggtaactgaaattttgtttcttttaagtaCTCTATTAtaaagatctgtattacatgtattatttatttttaactatgaggaggtggatttctttattgagaaacatatagcgtgacaaattattgttcatatattgaataattatttttgattaatgagattcatatatatataactgtgtatattgaattctttattcaaataattatttttgatttttacgtgattatttattgttcatatatctataaccctatttgattaaagttaagattataagattaattaatttgtgatttcttcctatacacataataataatctcacctaataactaataatattttttctttaattttttattgtatcactttaaaataacatagaaaaaaactaacataaaatttagtataaatttagtatacgtgactcgcacgtagctttttattagtataatatatatatccaAAATTATGGGGTTCTTGAATAATTGAATACTTAATTCTCTTtttctatttactgtttttcatttgatttttgCTATTACCTTTTGAAGCTTAATACAAGAGAGATTAGTTCAATTGTcagaatttctaaaataaataatttttataaaatacataatctaaaataatatttacttcatccaccaatttttttttttttttgaaccacTAATTTTTAGTTAGTttctcttaataataataattatttaaatggttaatttttcctaattatttcatttatatACTTGGCAGATTCTATGTTGGCAATAATATCATTTtagacaaaataacaaatttaagcCGCctgaattaattaaaaatattcatttaaaataaataaaaaaattaatatatatctttAGAAAAACTATCATCCTAGCTTGTaaccaataaaaaaaaactaaaaattacatAACTTCGTACTCAAATCAACACCACCCCTATATAATCaaacaaataaaactaaataggTATTGTTTTTATGTAAATTGATATAATttgtttgtatatataataaattataaaaattaatgaaaaaaaaaggttaTAACTGTATTTTTGTTAAGTTCCAAATAAACTTATATAagatctattttttttctctttttttctcattcatttctttctttctccCATTCATTCTCTTTTTGTCGATTTGTGTATCTATCAATTACACAATGTCAGTGTCTTTATGGAGTCCAATCTACTGGTACGGAAACTATCTTCGTCTATGTTTCTTCGCTGCAGGGCTCACTTCTCAAATAACTAACCTCGACAATGGCAAAACGACCATTCACTTTTGGGGACCGAAATTCATTAACACGACTAAGCCATCGTTGGTTTTGATACACGGCTTTGGTCCTGTGCCCACGTGGCAATGGCGGAATCAAGTCACATACTTTGCCCCTAAATTCAACGTCTACGTCCCTGAATTGATATTCTTTGGTCAGTCAACAACTCAGTTAGCTGATCGTTCTGAGCAATTTCAAGCAGACACTGTTGCTAAATTAATGGAAAAGATTGGTGTGAAGAAGTATAGTGTGGTGGGAACAAGCTACGGAGGGTTTGTTGCGTACAATGTGGCAAAGAGGTGGGCAGATAGAGTTGATAAAGTGGTAATTGCAAGCTCTGCTACAAATATGAGATTGAGAGACAGTATGGAGTTGCTAAAAAGGGCAAAAGTTGAGAAGATTCAAGATCTTTTTCTCCCGACCAGTGTTGCACGATTAAGGACTCTACTCACTCTCACAGtgtataatttttctaaatttgtgCCATACTCGTTACTAGACGACATGCTCAGagtaatattcttttatattaagcatttaatacttattattttttattaaaaattattaattgggtcctctattttttaaaaataataatttagaccttgtgttttttaaaatggtatacaataaactttaagtttaatttttgtcaaattaaaacctAATAATAAATTGATCTAAaaatgttatgacaaaaatgATTATATTGTTTTACTAAATTTATATATGGTTATAGATGTTGTTTTCCGATAATAGAGAAGAGAAATCAGAACTTTTTGATGGAGTAACTATTGGACGAGATAACCAAGCACACGTTGTTCCTCTAAATAaggtataaaaaattattattttttaattatgcagtgagatatatttaaattagaatttaatccCAATATGAAAAAGATGTACTTtgcaaaatataattatattatctcaattttatttacatataaacatattttgcaGGAAGTGTTATTAGTATGGGGAGATCATGATCAAATATTTCCGATTGAAGAGACTGTGGAACTCAAACAGTATGAAACACTTACTacatacatttattttttttttaatttttagatcaataacataatattttatttaggtgtaatataaaatttgttatttttgtatttaaaatggtgtttttgaaaaaaaaaaaaaacatcgatagtttttttttatgtaaaaagaaaatgatatttctttaaaaattggAGTCTCGTAGACACTAGATACAAGTCTGACCCACTTTTATCTACTACTGAACTTTAAGTAAATTTTAAGTGAAACACATaggcttttttattttaattgtgaTTAGAAAAAGTAATTGCACAACTATACCATTAATTAagtatatttgttattattattt
This window harbors:
- the LOC115717991 gene encoding uncharacterized protein LOC115717991; this encodes MSVSLWSPIYWYGNYLRLCFFAAGLTSQITNLDNGKTTIHFWGPKFINTTKPSLVLIHGFGPVPTWQWRNQVTYFAPKFNVYVPELIFFGQSTTQLADRSEQFQADTVAKLMEKIGVKKYSVVGTSYGGFVAYNVAKRWADRVDKVVIASSATNMRLRDSMELLKRAKVEKIQDLFLPTSVARLRTLLTLTVYNFSKFVPYSLLDDMLRVIFFYIKHMLFSDNREEKSELFDGVTIGRDNQAHVVPLNKNPNMKKMYFAKYNYIISILFTYKHILQEVLLVWGDHDQIFPIEETVELKQLLGKNVKLEVIKEASHLPNIEKADQFNQILNNFLFN